One region of Drosophila teissieri strain GT53w chromosome 2L, Prin_Dtei_1.1, whole genome shotgun sequence genomic DNA includes:
- the LOC122624996 gene encoding uncharacterized protein LOC122624996 — translation MTITNWYNWSVKDFSNESHARPKLIPGFDQLDGRLKAALQEQDLVKDQRKRKQAGGGQLQGKPKKLKRTRGQTPRVCEFQQVYTEKRKELKRLANTQRNAFQFRSRPVPDFERSHRQLERRRLYLNSLQKLTKPRGPGTLKPLNSRRKKQMPCQKTSDFVPRINPGSSMDYLNRQPFTPRVNSSYTHPKPFRLHTSDRALSRQLYDERKRIRMDRRLDQLASDWFARERREYLKLRKMTNFQATPNPWKRSRLTTKTGSQGA, via the coding sequence ATGACCATCACCAACTGGTATAATTGGTCCGTTAAGGATTTTAGCAATGAGTCCCATGCCAGACCCAAGTTGATTCCGGGATTCGACCAGTTGGATGGGAGGCTGAAGGCGGCGCTTCAGGAGCAGGACTTGGTTAAGGATCAGCGTAAGCGAAAACAGGCGGGTGGTGGCCAACTCCAGGGAAAGCCCAAGAAGCTGAAGAGGACCAGGGGGCAGACACCACGCGTATGCGAGTTCCAGCAGGTTTACACCGAGAAACGCAAGGAGCTAAAGCGGTTGGCCAACACGCAAAGAAATGCATTCCAGTTCCGGAGCAGACCTGTGCCCGATTTTGAGCGATCTCATCGACAATTGGAAAGGCGCCGGCTGTACCTGAACTCTCTGCAAAAGCTGACGAAGCCCCGGGGTCCTGGCACCCTGAAGCCGCTAAACAGCCGCCGAAAGAAGCAAATGCCGTGCCAAAAGACATCCGACTTTGTGCCCCGAATCAATCCAGGATCTTCCATGGACTACCTCAACCGTCAGCCCTTCACCCCGCGTGTCAACTCCTCCTATACCCATCCAAAACCTTTTCGTCTCCATACGTCGGATCGCGCTCTGAGTCGCCAACTGTATGACGAGAGGAAAAGGATAAGGATGGACCGGCGCTTGGATCAGCTGGCTAGCGATTGGTTTGCGCGCGAAAGGAGGGAGTATTTGAAGCTACGCAAAATGACAAATTTCCAGGCTACTCCGAATCCCTGGAAGCGATCAAGGCTCACAACTAAAACAGGTTCTCAGGGAGCCTAG
- the LOC122624993 gene encoding PRKCA-binding protein isoform X2 produces MTLLELVTWLIRKVHRSMGMTVSTNAVVITKDQSNLIGISIGGGAPMCPCLYIVQIFDGTPAAREGSLQSGDELLAVNSVSVKGKTKVEVAKMIQTATDEVVIHYNKLHADPEQGKTLDIILKKLKHRIVDNLSSNTADTLGLSRAILCNDSLVKRLEELEGTELMYKGLVEHARRMLKAYYDLLQTYKSFGDCFTQISVHEPQQRASEAFRTFGEFHRTLEKDGLGIIKQIKPVLADLGTYLNKAIPDTKLTVRRYADAKFTYLSYCLKVKEMDDEEHGFAALQEPLYRVETGNYEYRLILRCRQDARSKFAKLRTDVLEKMELLECKHAMDLNKQLRSLLESLAELHRSLVDRLESLPPLFPIEVDFKETDFQYKSSTLKPQELDDDEIEANNHPHSTPSQVDCGFEAVEQPAAIINVEPKPTDDSSTFQSPSENETLLKELGLYDVDLLSNPQTISNQKDSIAAQNDGYDFDLFLNQATAATTSLERDLMSSNAEEMDLLLQ; encoded by the exons ATGACCTTGCTAGAACTGGTAACATGGCTAATTAGAAAAGTGCACCGATCGAT GGGCATGACTGTCAGCACGAATGCTGTCGTCATCACAAAGGATCAGAGCAACCTGATTGGAATTAGCATTGGTGGGGGAGCACCCATGTGTCCATGTCTATATATTGTTCAG ATCTTCGATGGAACACCCGCTGCTCGGGAGGGATCCCTGCAATCCGGAGATGAATTGCTGGCTGTGAACTCGGTGAGCGTGAAGGGCAAGACGAAGGTGGAGGTGGCCAAGATGATCCAGACGGCCACCGACGAAGTGGTGATCCATTACAACAAGCTGCACGCTGATCCCGAACAGGGCAAGACACTGGACATCATCCTTAAGAAGCTGAAGCATCGGATTGTGGACAATTTGTCGAGCAATACGGCGGATACTCTGGGTCTCTCCCGCGCGATACTATGTAACGATTCGCTGGTCAAGCGACTAGAGGAGCTGGAGGGCACTGAATTGATGTACAAGGGTCTCGTAGAGCATGCCCGCCGGATGCTCAAGGCCTACTACGATCTCCTGCAGACATACAAGTCCTTCGGGGATTGCTTCACCCAAATATCGGTCCATGAACCGCAACAGCGGGCATCGGAAGCGTTTCGCACGTTCGGCGAGTTCCATCGTACTCTGGAAAAGGATGGCTTGGGCATCATCAAACAGATAAAGCCAGTACTGGCCGATCTGGGAACGTATCTGAATAAAGCCATTCCGGACACAAAGCTCACGGTACGTCGCTATGCGGATGCCAAGTTCACATATCTGTCGTACTGCCTGAAGGTCAAGGAGATGGATGATGAGGAGCATGGCTTTGCTGCCCTGCAGGAGCCACTTTATCGCGTCGAAACGGGCAACTATGAGTACCGCTTGATCCTGAGATGTCGCCAGGATGCACGCAGCAAATTCGCCAAACTCCGTACCGATGTTCTGGAAAAGATGGAGCTGCTGGAATGCAAGCATGCCATGGATCTGAACAAGCAGCTGCGAAGCTTGCTGGAAAGCTTGGCCGAACTTCACAGGAGTTTGGTCGATCGACTGGAATCCCTACCGCCGCTCTTTCCCATCGAAGTGGACTTTAAGGAGACGGACTTTCAGTACAAGTCGAGCACTCTGAAGCCGCAAGAGCTGGACGATGATGAAATCGAGGCCAACAATCATCCCCATTCCACTCCTTCGCAAGTCGATTGCGGTTTTGAGGCTGTGGAGCAGCCGGCGGCAATTATAAATGTTGAGCCCAAGCCAACCGATGATTCGTCCACCTTCCAATCCCCCAGCGAGAACGAGACGCTGCTCAAGGAACTGGGCCTGTACGACGTGGACCTGCTCTCCAATCCGCAGACCATTAGCAATCAA